One window of the Cryptomeria japonica chromosome 7, Sugi_1.0, whole genome shotgun sequence genome contains the following:
- the LOC131029413 gene encoding uncharacterized protein LOC131029413 isoform X2, with protein sequence MKVLDANTGLLSNFEVMDLLRSRGATQDPLGSSGSATRSECQVFDYLVQSPAGTLTREIVREFLLKAEKFSLTKAERLQVLNLRPSTAVEVHMIIEDCEERMSSSTVDEFLEMVKSTLPPPPMKPQVEDEEENDEADEENDEADEGNDGEMDAEEEVE encoded by the exons ATGAAAGT ACTGGATGCTAATACTGGTCTACTCTCCAACTTTGAAGTGATGGACCTGTTGCGATCCAGAGGAGCCACTCAAGATCCTTTGGGTTCATCTGGCTCTGCAACTCGATCTGAATGCCAG GTTTTTGATTACTTGGTGCAGTCTCCAGCGGGAACCCTGACTCGGGAGATTGTACGGGAGTTCTTGTTGAAGGCAGAAAAGTTTTCACTTACAAAAGCAGAACGACTTCAAGTTCTAAATCTTAGGCCTTCCACAGCAGTTGAAGTCCATATG ATAATAGAAGACTGTGAGGAGAGAATGTCAAGTTCAACtgttgatgaattccttgaaatgGTCAAGAGTACTTTACCACCCCCGCCAATGAAACCTCAGgtagaagatgaagaggaaaatgatgaagCAGATGAGGAAAATGATGAAGCAGATGAGGGCAATGATGGAGAAATGGATGCCGAGGAAGAAGTGGAATAA